In a single window of the Leptospira harrisiae genome:
- a CDS encoding tetratricopeptide repeat protein — translation MTPIRTYLLTFFLLIGFGIPLNAEPLSVTNQKAIDAFYQKNWSQAEMWFKESLKKNPNDPYANYNLACVYTILLSQCENLTEEQDVFQLLHQAVTYKKTYKSLMLKDKDLSLLRNTYRFNEIAGLSPKELFTNMIWFGPSPGAYGSISEIKFDTNGSFELTLVEFRESDGTMEKPKYRGKYQWISEKVIQLEFQKLPSSLPNQTKKRQARWNKDKLEIDGFDYQFQDSPDRCSA, via the coding sequence ATGACTCCTATTAGAACTTATTTACTCACATTTTTTCTTTTGATCGGATTTGGAATTCCGCTAAATGCAGAACCATTATCGGTGACTAACCAAAAAGCGATTGATGCCTTTTACCAGAAAAATTGGTCTCAGGCCGAAATGTGGTTCAAAGAAAGTTTAAAGAAAAATCCGAATGACCCATACGCAAACTATAACTTGGCCTGCGTTTACACCATACTACTCAGTCAATGTGAGAATTTGACAGAAGAACAAGACGTATTTCAGTTATTGCATCAGGCAGTCACATATAAAAAGACTTACAAAAGTTTGATGCTAAAAGATAAAGATCTTTCCTTACTTCGGAATACGTACCGATTTAATGAAATTGCAGGTTTAAGTCCCAAAGAACTCTTTACAAATATGATTTGGTTTGGTCCAAGTCCAGGTGCTTATGGGTCAATCTCGGAAATCAAATTTGATACCAATGGTTCCTTTGAACTCACTTTGGTTGAATTTCGAGAAAGTGACGGTACAATGGAAAAACCAAAGTATAGAGGAAAGTATCAATGGATTTCCGAAAAAGTCATTCAATTAGAATTTCAAAAACTCCCTTCCTCACTTCCCAACCAAACAAAAAAAAGACAAGCCCGTTGGAACAAAGATAAACTCGAAATCGACGGCTTTGACTATCAATTTCAAGATTCACCCGACCGCTGCTCCGCATAG
- a CDS encoding ATP-binding protein produces MVISLSFFKKKFFLPLLVVFISFSYCKVATSPLPDINSGSMDLSAWEPKQTVINLKGDWEFCWDELIPPESDESVWKKKCHGYFPVPSFWKFYKINGKNLPIFGKGTYRLKLKLPKREINYGLFWTEIMSAFEIFVNSRSVVKVGQTGDSFETMKPDLKPGTSYLGYLSDEVTIVVWVSNFNHENHGFWEPLYFGEWKSIEKQHLNLVIRDIASSSAIIIIGLYHLIIFLSRFRSKEYLMFGFFCMIMGIRQLNFETHTFYYLFPDLDFDSYIRLLFGVIYMIGISMVTLYDLLFPKDIPKIITKVLRLVFFSFLLTLFLPVSIFTHYALYLFGFAMIAIILYVPLFIRAYIRKREGAGLMLIAYAITAVTLLNDILFNFGLIHTGYLSHLGVLLFIFIQAILLSKKITKALQEEEKLVQKLGETLEEKNRTHTELLNLKESQKYELELQVKLRTEEYEIAKQLAETANKAKSQFLATMSHEIRTPMNGILGITELLKMTTVSADQAQYLKMIQDSGQSLLTILNDILDYSKLEAGKIELLESDFSWKILLELAEGIFKHQAEQKQVRFEVSFDPGFIFLAHGDENRIKQVLFNLISNAVKFTESGEIKILLYSKKEEVGNWIQYKVSITDTGIGIPEEKIGSLFQRFTQLDSSISRKYGGTGLGLAISKKLMDVMGGELKVKRNFPVGSCFEIELRLLPNQMSRVIRSEDSVDLSRLPSNTNILIAEDDPTNLFLLSSFLKKLKVRHDVAKDGREAVTKAQTNEFHLIFMDINMPNLDGIGASEEILKDERIFPKPIIIAVTADAFQDDQDKCIRAGMSSFLPKPFQKREIEQALYEWLIERKTGL; encoded by the coding sequence ATGGTAATTTCGCTTTCTTTTTTTAAAAAAAAATTTTTTCTACCTCTACTCGTAGTTTTTATATCTTTTTCTTATTGTAAAGTCGCAACCTCTCCCCTCCCCGATATAAATTCCGGATCAATGGATCTTTCCGCATGGGAACCTAAACAAACTGTGATCAATTTGAAAGGAGATTGGGAATTTTGTTGGGATGAATTGATTCCTCCCGAATCGGATGAGTCCGTATGGAAAAAAAAATGCCATGGTTATTTTCCGGTTCCCTCTTTTTGGAAATTCTACAAAATAAACGGGAAAAACCTTCCTATTTTTGGAAAAGGAACCTACAGACTCAAACTCAAACTTCCAAAACGGGAAATAAACTACGGATTGTTTTGGACTGAAATCATGTCTGCTTTCGAAATTTTCGTTAACTCCCGTTCTGTGGTAAAAGTGGGACAAACTGGAGACAGTTTTGAAACAATGAAGCCTGACCTGAAACCAGGCACGTCCTATCTGGGTTATCTTTCCGATGAAGTGACAATCGTCGTTTGGGTATCCAACTTCAATCATGAAAATCATGGATTTTGGGAACCTCTTTATTTCGGAGAATGGAAATCCATAGAAAAACAGCATCTCAATCTTGTTATACGGGACATTGCGAGTTCTTCTGCAATCATCATCATCGGCTTATACCATCTGATTATTTTTCTGTCAAGATTCCGTTCCAAAGAATATCTGATGTTCGGTTTTTTCTGTATGATTATGGGAATTCGACAGTTGAATTTTGAAACGCATACATTTTATTATCTATTCCCCGATCTGGATTTTGATTCATATATCCGACTGCTGTTCGGAGTGATTTATATGATTGGGATTTCCATGGTAACACTCTACGATCTTTTATTTCCGAAGGACATCCCCAAAATAATCACAAAAGTTCTCAGGTTGGTTTTCTTTAGTTTTTTACTAACTTTGTTTTTGCCAGTTTCCATTTTCACACATTACGCATTGTATCTCTTCGGTTTTGCAATGATTGCAATAATACTGTATGTGCCTTTGTTCATCAGAGCTTATATTAGAAAAAGGGAAGGTGCGGGACTTATGCTCATTGCCTACGCCATTACTGCGGTTACCCTACTTAACGATATATTATTCAATTTCGGATTGATTCATACAGGTTATCTCTCCCATTTAGGGGTTTTGTTATTTATCTTCATCCAAGCGATTCTATTATCAAAAAAAATAACAAAGGCATTGCAAGAGGAAGAAAAATTAGTTCAAAAGCTCGGTGAAACTTTGGAAGAAAAAAACAGAACCCATACGGAACTCTTGAATCTGAAAGAATCCCAAAAATACGAATTGGAATTGCAGGTAAAACTCCGCACGGAAGAATACGAGATCGCCAAACAACTAGCAGAAACCGCGAACAAGGCAAAGTCTCAATTTTTAGCAACAATGAGTCACGAAATCAGAACTCCCATGAATGGAATTTTGGGAATCACGGAACTTTTGAAAATGACAACAGTTTCGGCGGATCAAGCACAATATCTGAAAATGATTCAGGACAGCGGACAATCTCTTTTGACTATATTGAACGACATTTTGGATTATTCCAAACTGGAAGCGGGGAAAATTGAATTATTAGAATCCGATTTTTCCTGGAAAATTCTGCTCGAACTTGCGGAAGGGATTTTTAAGCACCAAGCGGAACAGAAACAAGTTCGATTTGAAGTCAGCTTTGATCCAGGTTTTATATTTTTAGCACATGGGGACGAAAATAGAATCAAACAAGTGTTATTTAATCTAATCTCCAATGCGGTCAAATTTACGGAATCTGGAGAAATCAAAATCCTTCTCTATTCCAAAAAGGAAGAAGTAGGAAACTGGATTCAATACAAAGTATCGATAACGGATACAGGAATAGGAATTCCGGAAGAGAAGATAGGTTCCTTGTTTCAAAGATTCACACAGTTGGATTCAAGCATTTCCCGTAAGTACGGAGGAACGGGACTCGGGCTCGCCATCTCTAAAAAACTAATGGATGTGATGGGAGGAGAATTGAAAGTTAAAAGGAATTTTCCTGTCGGTTCCTGTTTTGAAATTGAACTCAGACTTCTTCCCAACCAAATGTCCAGAGTCATAAGATCCGAAGATTCGGTGGATCTCTCTAGATTACCGTCTAACACAAATATATTGATTGCGGAAGATGATCCTACAAATCTATTTCTACTTTCCAGTTTTTTGAAAAAATTAAAAGTCCGCCATGATGTTGCGAAAGACGGCAGGGAAGCGGTAACAAAGGCACAAACAAACGAATTCCATCTGATTTTTATGGACATCAATATGCCCAATTTGGATGGTATCGGGGCATCAGAAGAGATT